atatttttaaCTGGCTCATGTTCCATCCACTCAAGTCCTTGAGTTGGTTGTACTGTGTTATGCTTGTCAAAGTGGGTGTAATGGGTACACACTGCAAGCTTTATTCCCACGGGATCTGATATTATCTCCTTTGCACCATGAAAACACTGTTTCACTcaccaaaaaataaagccatgacttttaaaaaaattaaataaaaaagaagaccATTGTGATTTGTGTGGTTACTGTGTAATTCCATTTGATATACTTATACAAAAAACTAAGGGCTGTCAGATTAAAGcagcaatgatttttttgttgattgacACTGTCCGAGGGGTGTTGATTTAAATTTATACCAACACATCACTTCATGTGGTCCACTAATGTcaagtcacatttatttatattgaccTACATCATCAAAGTGGTCCCTAAGGGCTTCACAAACATTCACAAAATAACAAACATTACATATTCACATGTTAAGGAAATagttattagtaaaaaatacaatattggaAATTAAATTCTATAGCAAAAGGGCACTTGTGCAATCAAAGTTGCCATCCCTGTCCTGCTGGATGGATGTTCATTTGTGGCTGTGTCTAATGCAGGCTTGGGCAAactacagcccgcgggccacctCCAGCCCacaaggccttttaatccggcccgctgacgttgtccaaatgtttttatttatttattattattgttttttttattttttaagccaAGATGGTGCCattacgcggaagccagtggcagtagctttgcccactcttatttgtctttcgtgttttacagcccctctatctttttttaaataacattttaatatttcttaatacagtcctttttactttactttgtactttatactttttactttaatgatgaatgatgagtatgttaatactttagtccctttttttgtttatgtttcatatgtactgttaacggatgcacttttttatatgtatcgtatcttgtgctgacccggcccaatctgacaaatttttaaagtcaatgtggcccacccctggtctaacgCCTGTTTCTGTGGCACTGTGTCTGTCCTCCAGGAGCTGATTCGGAAGGGGATTCCTCATCACTTTCGGGCTATCGTGTGGCAACTGCTGGGCAATGCCACAGATATGCCGGTAAAAAATCAGTACTCGGAACTACTCAAAATGTCCTCCCCGTGCGAGAAGCTGATCCGCAGGGACATTGCACGCACCTACCCCGAACACGAGTTCTTCAAAGGTCAGGATAGCCTGGGCCAGGAGGTTCTCTTCAATGTCATGAAGGTAAAGCATAATCAGCAGGTTAACAAAATGTCAGGACATCAAGATGATTCTGTTCATCTTTTAACTTCCTTAACATAGCAAGTATTACCAAAATGGTTTTAATATCTCAATATGATTAATAGATGTCATTTGTTTATGTGTATTTAAGGCATATTCGCTTGTGGATCGAGAGGTGGGCTACTGCCAAGGTAGTGCATTCATTGTTGGCCTGCTACTCATGCAGGTAATGCCATTATTGTCATTCATCCTAATAGATTATTCTGTAATAACCACTAAAATGTCTGATTTGAATCGATGCTTAAAACTGCAGTTTCTAAGGAGAGAAATTTTCATTcacattaattttttaaaatcttttttgcTAGATGCCTGAAGAGGAGGCGTTTTGCGTGTTTGTGCGTCTGATGCAGGAATATCGTCTGCGAGAGCTCTTCAAGCCCAGCATGGCTGAACTGGGACTCTGCATCTACCAGTTTGAATATCTGCTGCAGGTAAATATAGAGGAAGGAAGGATTCCCTCCTGTGGAGGGCAGCAAAGTTACAATTACACAAATGAAGGTTTCTGAAGCTCATGTCAAAATGACTTTGCTATTTTATCTTAATTTCAGGAACAACTTCCAGAGCTTAATGTCCATTTCCGGTCCCAGAGTTTTCATACATCAATGTACGCCTCATCCTGGTTCCTCACCCTCTTTCTCACCTTCCTCCCTTTGCCTGTTGCCACACGcatatttgatatatttatgtatgagGTAAGATGATTCAAATTATCCCTAGGTCACCTTTTTGTTTATGTATAGTcggcatataaaaaaaacaagctatgTGACCTTTCCGAAGGGCCTTGAAATCATCTTCCGTGTAGGCATGGCTATTTTGCAGTACAACCAGACGGACCTCATTCAGCTGGACATGGAAGGCATGTCACAAGTAAGTAGCAATCATTGAAAATATTATGGTCAGAATTTAGTATTGCTAAAattttgtttatatgtataGTGTTTATTTTTGACTGTTTTAGACTGCCCTGCTCACTCGTATATACAAAGTTACATGTCTGTATGCTCAAAAATAGCATAAGTGAACTTCAACAGCAAATATTATCTGATTtagaataaattaaatatatatatattattttgaaaatcctaaagaaaatacaaatgactATTCGAATGGTACAATTTTGAGCATAAATAAGAGTAAAGAGGGAGAGGCAAAAATACATGATCAGTTTGgtgatgatgtttttgttttgagctGCAAATTTGGCTCATTTAAATGCAGGAATATCTTTGTAACTTTCGAACGccacctgtttttttgtgtgttttccagCATTTTCAGAAGGTGATCCCCCACCAGTTCGACAGCTGCCCAGATAAGCTGATCCTCAAGGCATACCAGATCAAATACAACCCCAAGAGAATGAAGAAGTGAGGGTCCTTGTTAACTCATAACCTGAGGGTTTTTTGAGCCAAAACCCCATCGCCAAATTAATTGAtttgaatcatttaaaatatcagcttgttttgtctgtttctaTCAGGCTGGAGAAAGAATATACCACTATCAAGAACAAAGAGATGGAGGAACAAATCGAAATCAAGGTGTGTGCTGATTGTTGTAATGACATTCATCCTCAGAATGTTTTCTATTTTGTGGTTACATGGTACCCCCCAAGACACACAAAATGTTTTATACTACAGTAGCACTTTCATTTATAGAACTAATTCTTTAGGTGCCCACATACATAACTCAAATCACTCGTACCTCTATTCAACAATCCCTATTTAAGTGACCAGTATGtattgaaaagggggaaaatattgTCGATACAGCAAACCTATAGcttgctcatatctcaaattacgGTTGTTAACATGAAAGTAGTAAGAATATAGCCCAATCAATGTGGTCAAAACATTTATATGTTGGTGCACTTGATGTTATTAATCTTGATATCAAAATAGACTGGCTTTATGATGCTGTCTGCTCTTGTTTTCAGAGGTTGCGCACAGAAAATAGGCTGCTGAAACAGCGGATAGACACCTTAGAAAAGGTAGGAAATTGACTCAAAGCAATTTCATTTTTcccatgtttttatttcatacaTTTCTTTTGTGAATGGGTGATGTGTTTACAGTATTACAGACCATATACTTTTCCACCTCTCCAAAATGCTATTTTCTGACCTGACCTTACTTctgcctctttttttcttcaacacgttggttctttctttctttctctcttggGATTTCTTTGGGACCTCTTTCAACTTTGTCATTCACTTCTGTACACTGTAGGAAAGTGCTGCTCTTGCAGATAGACTCATTCAGGTAGAGTACTTGATGAATCACTTTCTTTTGGGATGTTTTTGGCCTTTTCCTTATCTGCAAACTCACTCCTCATTGTGTTATCCTTAACAAATGCGcatgaaatttatttttttaatgtgacgaCATCTAGTGCAGAAACATTTGATGTCCTTAAGTGCATGAGCATTTTTCAAGATGcaatcctgattttttttaactttagtgGCTGTGTACGAAGCATGTAAACCCTACTAAAGTTTTAAATGGCTTTAatattggaaataaaaaatgattatttgagtatatgtgagtttttttacaggcaaaagtaacattttaaaatactacatACATAGTCAATATTTCAACTTAAATGATGAGGCCATTCGCTGTTGTGAGGTGCTTTTGCTTGAAAATCCTCCCAAGTAACAATTTCTTTAAGACTTTATGTGCAAtcaaaaaaagttacatttaagCATGACATTATTATTAATGCCCTCACATCAATATATAAATTGTATTGTAGTTTCATATTTAAAATCTAGTCTGGTGTGCTCTTTCAGGGTCAGGTGACCAGGGCCCAGGAGGCAGAGGAGAACTATGTGATTAAGCGGGAGCTGGCTGTGGTCAGGCAGCAGTGCAACAATGCCAGCGAGGGTCTTGAGAAAGCACAGGACACCATTCGACAGCTGCAACAACAAAAGGTAAACGGGAACAAATGTGGTACACTAACCTACCTTCAGAACCTCTTTTTAGCCAGTGAATTTTGCACAATTGATagttttaatatatatacatatacatatagatacatatacacgtacacatacacatagatgtacatgtatgcatactcTATGAAATATTCTTTatctttttgaaggaaaaaatcaCTGCTTAACTGATATATTTTAAGGTCCATTAGCaaatatatgtgtagtaatatAATACAGCATGTTCGCCTCGTTTAGCCAAGGTGCTCACGCCAACGCCACACTGTATCACTATAACTTTAAAACAGTTTCCCAGTCTTTCATATTTCCCTCAGCATTTTCTCATCACTGTTTTTCTCATCTAAAAATAAGCAAAAGTCAAACATGGCGAATTTCatgctgtgtttttgttttttggtttaaatataGGCATCAACAATGACTGCAATGTTAGTCATATGCCCCACAATTAGATTTGAAACACCTCCTGGCTCTAACTGTCTTGTTCGGTAACCAAAGGCTGAGATGggcaaaatgtcacatttgCTCTTTCACTTTCGCTATGCCGTTTTCATCTGCCTAAAAGGAAAGTGGTGACAGTTTGCACTGTTTCACCAGCatagaaaagtcattttctgTTGGCTGACATTCCCTGACATTTTACTGGTAATGGATTAAATATGTGCTCTCTTTGAAATGACATAGTGGTCTACAGTTTTTAGGTactatttgatttttaaaaactccATATGCACTCACtccatgtttttgttatgtCTTCTTGCCCAGGAGTATTTTTGTTGGGAAGCTGTAATTGTCAAATTCTGAGTTTGTCATTATTCACTACCCCCGTCAATGCTTTTTGTCTCTGTTATGCATAACTCATGCAATCCTTGTTTCAGTATACAGAACAGTTTGTGAGCAATCTGCAGGCTGAGCTTGAGCAGTCCAAACTGCGTGAGGCGGAGCTGCTGGGTGCAATGAAGGAAATGCAAGACAAGGTTCTTGATCTGGAGAAGGTGAGCCTTCAGAGTTAGCCTTAGCAAAGATTACATACAATGTACATTTTGCATTAGGCCTGGCCACAATTGACACAATCCTTATCTGTGTATGTAACATAAAAGTAAAAGATACATGATCTGATTGTTTTGGCTGAATTATGCTGGAAATGTATGTCGCTTATATTCAAAGAATTGTTTTTCCCAATTCAGAGGAGCAGCTGTTTGCCTGATGAAAACAACTTGGTGGCTCTGCAGGAGGAAGTGAAACAAATGAAACTACGAGAGCTGGAGACACTGAGCTCATTCCGTGAAATGCAGGACTCAGTCACCGAGCTCAATCAGCGCTGGCAGGTAAATGAACAATACAGGGTTTTTATGGTCTGCACCTAAGGAGAGTCTTATTAGTATCTTTTTTATGGATTTCTCAGCAGCATCACATGTCCCGCAGCAGCAGCACAGGTGGTAGTGGCAGCCACTGGAAGGAATCGCCAAAGAAAAACGCCATGAATGAGTTGCAAGACAAGCTGATGACCATCCGCCTGAGGGAGGCGCAGGCCCAGGCTGAGCTTCGGGAGGTCAAACTAAAAGCTGTGCAGTTGGAGAGCCAGGTTGGATCCATTTTCTATCTTGTCTATCAGTCACACTTTCAGAtctttgttgcttttttatataattaataGAAATGTCCCCtttattttggattggatgaaTTGGCAtgggtttttttatttaaagaaagcaaacaaaaacaaaaattatccTATTGGACTTGGAATCTGCTCATTTTGTGCAACTTCCTGTTTATACCAAAGCCTTATTGTTGCTATTCATTCTACCTGGATATGTTtactgaaaaagtaaaaaatctgACTCTATAAATTCCTTTGTCTAAAAATGCTGCACATGAAGCTTGATACAAATACTAATTTGCTGTTTTTCACCTGCTTTGATTTAGAACACAATCCACAGCAAATTAATTGGCCGCCATGAGCAGGAGCGCTCTGCCCTCCAGGATCGTCTCCAGATGTCGTCTAATCAGAACAAAGCTCTTCAGGTTCAGCTCAACGAGATGAAACGAAAGCAGGCCGAGTGGGACTGCAAGGTGAGATGACGCCGATTGTTGGAGAATTAGTCATTCTACAGAGATGTTATGGCGGATACTAGACTTCATTAAAAACTTCAATTAGAGTGTAATGAAATCATGAAGGGCAGCCAAAGTGGCTAAAGTGCCAAACCGCTCCTCTCACATTGTCCATTTCACAGAATAAAGAGGAGGTGATGGCTGTACGACTGAGGGAAGCAGACAGCATGGCTGCCATGGCCGAGCTCAGGCAGAAGATAGCTGACCTCGAAATACAGGTAAGGATGATGCGTAAAACGATTTCAAAACGGAAGAACAATAAATTATTTCTATTACACTCAATGGACCTTTTTATCAGCCTAatttacatacatgtacatgttctAGACTCCTTGTGCAAAAGAGAACCGACTTTTTTTGCTATCGAAAATATCAAGAAGGAAAATCTCCAAGTTCAGAAACAACTCATGTTTGATTTAatctctttgtgtgtgtgtatcagaAGGAGGAAGGGCTGATCCAAGGCCAATTGAACCACTCTGACTCCAGGCAGTACATCAACCGGCTCCGCGACCAGATCACTGAGCTAAAAAATGAGGTCAGACACTCACGCATGCCTTTCAACCTTTAGTTAAGACAAAGTGGGGAGAAATGATCTTGTGAAAATGTCATCCTAAACATAAGACAAAGTAATTTCTGCAGTCCGTAGGCGTCAACAGG
This region of Stigmatopora nigra isolate UIUO_SnigA chromosome 6, RoL_Snig_1.1, whole genome shotgun sequence genomic DNA includes:
- the evi5l gene encoding EVI5-like protein, whose product is MSLANGSPEREGGSVVPTHLDCPSSPSGLDPDPLSTGSPVLSPDSSSHDAALSTSAISPADSENLSPDELELLAKLEEQNRLLEADSKSMRSMAGSRRNSGSSLVSSSSASSNLSHLEEDTWILWGRIVNEWEEWRRKKDKLLKELIRKGIPHHFRAIVWQLLGNATDMPVKNQYSELLKMSSPCEKLIRRDIARTYPEHEFFKGQDSLGQEVLFNVMKAYSLVDREVGYCQGSAFIVGLLLMQMPEEEAFCVFVRLMQEYRLRELFKPSMAELGLCIYQFEYLLQEQLPELNVHFRSQSFHTSMYASSWFLTLFLTFLPLPVATRIFDIFMYEGLEIIFRVGMAILQYNQTDLIQLDMEGMSQHFQKVIPHQFDSCPDKLILKAYQIKYNPKRMKKLEKEYTTIKNKEMEEQIEIKRLRTENRLLKQRIDTLEKESAALADRLIQGQVTRAQEAEENYVIKRELAVVRQQCNNASEGLEKAQDTIRQLQQQKYTEQFVSNLQAELEQSKLREAELLGAMKEMQDKVLDLEKRSSCLPDENNLVALQEEVKQMKLRELETLSSFREMQDSVTELNQRWQHHMSRSSSTGGSGSHWKESPKKNAMNELQDKLMTIRLREAQAQAELREVKLKAVQLESQNTIHSKLIGRHEQERSALQDRLQMSSNQNKALQVQLNEMKRKQAEWDCKNKEEVMAVRLREADSMAAMAELRQKIADLEIQKEEGLIQGQLNHSDSRQYINRLRDQITELKNEIRLLRGQKVGVPGSTLTTVGASYQDLCLASPASAEGDYLSSDEDLLHSPLPPNALYPAIPGPCHSSARLDSEGSTDSEVEDQAHLDPPQLYGNMVCAEAMEN